In Conger conger chromosome 9, fConCon1.1, whole genome shotgun sequence, the genomic stretch gcagaacagcgtctctgaacacacaactcatcataactctaagtggataggctacagcagtagaagtctaaaaaaggagtcaaataaatacctaataaagtgcttggtgagtgtaagtCATTGGGCCGACAGTGGACGAAACCAACAAAGTCTTCCAATATCCCATATGTCCATTCTCTTGCCAGTATTAAATATGACTGCGAAATGCGGTCAAGTTGCTTCAAGCCACGTATGTCGTCATTTCCGCCAGTTTTCAAAATGGACCCGAGCGGAATGAAGATGAGTTTTTGGGAGAACGGACCTAAACCCGGTCAATTTTATTCCTTTCCCGGTAACAGTAACCCCACAGTTCCTGGATGTGGACCCGTAAGACACACACTGTGAGTATGTTTTATTCTTAAGTGTAATCTTTCTGTGGAAGAGATGGTTGAAGGTTTAGTTCCTTAGCAGTTTCGTTTTCCTTCTGAGCCTGCTGTATCATCATGGTGGTGATAATTGTAATAGGATGCTAACCAGCTAGCCACTGTGGCTCATTTAacgttatttattattttaatgtagtAGCGAGCTAGTTAATTAGCTACTTGGATTAGGTCTTAACATCATTGCGTtaagtgtttgtatttttaacgGTTTTGTCATTAAATCTTAATTTGTTTAGTTCGCTgacgttagctggctagctgcCTTGCTACTTGTCTACCTTCCGACTACGTTACGTGGTTGAGtaactagctaatgttagctagttacTTGGATAACTAAGGTCACATTTTTACTCGTACATTTTGTAGCACGTTGGGTAGCCGACGATAATCTGCTGATTGATTAGTTCCTGAACTTGctctagttaactagctaaacTAATACAATCGATAGTTCTAACTCATACAATTATCAAATCATCTTGCGACCtacagagatatttttgtattgtgtttttgtaGTATTTGTGCTTGTAATGTTGCTAGTCAGTAACTTGTACGCTCGAGTTATTGCCCACTGAAAAAGCAAATGTATTTGTAACCAGGAACAATTATATATTACACATTGAAACTATAATCGAATTGCATTGGAGGGCAGGATCAAGTTCGGCGACTGTGCCATGCAGTACATAATTCACAAAAACTAAGTGATAAACCAATTTTTCCATATTCTCCCTCATTAGTAACCCCATGGTAACGGGTACGTCTGTACTGGGCGTCAAGTTTACCGGCGGCGTCATCATCGCGGCGGACATGCTCGGCTCCTACGGGTCCCTGGCCCGCTTCCGCAACATCTCGCGTCTCATGAAGGTCAACGAAAACACCATCCTGGGCGCCTCCGGGGACTACGCCGACTACCAGTACCTCAAACAGATCATCGAGCAGATGGTGTAAGTGTAGCTTTACGGGGGACTGGCCTGAAGCATGTTTTTACAGCCACTGTCTGTGGGATACTGCTGTATCTGAGTAGTGTGTGCATCTTTTGACATTAACATTAGGGAAGATCTTTTTTGTTTGAAGGAATTGGGGGCAATCAAGGCTTGACACTCCTTGTCATTAATCATCACACTGACTAGCCAATACGTGACATAAGCAGCTGGTTAGGGGGCAGTACCAGGGGGCCCCTAATTATTCTAACATgtactatatatatttttatattatttggaAGTGGGTGGGTTTTGGGGCCCTTCAGAATCTTGGCAATGCCTATTATGGTTTTTTTGTATAGgttatactttaaaaaaagatgagcGAAGGTCCCGCAAACTTGTTGGTggaatagtttttattttattttcttcttcattcTTTTATTACTTCCACTGGCACTAAACTGActtatttaataaatacatcAGTTTCTGGAGCCATTAGGCGTGTGCAAACCAGCTTACATTTTCTTCTTCCAGTTTGCACCgctctgttccatgttgactcCATGGTCGTAGTCCGgtaggcggccattttgagtgtgTCTGGGGGGACTGTAGATCAGGTGGCCATTTTGAGTGTGTCCGGGGGCACTGTAGATCAGGTGGCCATTTTGAGCGTGTCCGGGGACACGGTAGATTACGAGTCGCTCTCTCCTTGTGTGTCCAGGATCGACGAGGAGCTGCTGGGCGACGGGCACAGCTACAGCCCCAAAGCCATCCACTCCTGGCTCACCCGCGTGATGTACAACCGCCGCAGCAAGATGAACCCGCTGTGGAACACGGTCGTCATCGGAGGCTTCTACAACGGCGAGAGGTGAGGCCTGTGACGGGGCCTGCGGAACCCGGGCTTCCGGCCAGACCTGGGCTCAAATGGTCATTGCGTTGGATCCAAgtccttttctgcatttgactaagcttgccttgACTctaatgcaccaggcaagatcagtagaGCACAGAGAAGTACTTGAATCCATGTCAAAAGCTGTTTGAACCCGGGTCTGGTTGCAGCGGGTGGGTGGGCGGGCTCCATGCTCTGGTGTCTAATCCAGGCCACCCCCCATGTTGGCTGGTGTGTATCCGGGCTGTAGTGTGGCCCTtggagggagggtttcagttgACGGGACTGTCCTCGTCGCGGTTGCTCTGGTCAGTTGGGCTTGTCTGCCAACCCAAAAAGGCAGAGTAAGTTGCAGCAGTGACATAAGTCTACTAATATAATTGCCCGTTCAAAATTTGGAGAAAATCAGACCCgaaaaaaaatgtaagagaGCCTCATCTTTAAGCCCTCCATTTTGTTGCTGAagttgtttctttttatttttatttaatttattattttctttcctttctctttAGTTTCCTGGGTTATGTGGACAAGCTGGGCGTGGCCTATGAGGCTCCTACAGTGGCCACAGGGTTCGGGGCCTACCTGGCACAGGTAAGAGGGAATTTGTTTGGAGGTTCAGGTACAGAGTGGTAACTGTCTGAGGGGAAATGTGAAAGGTGTAGCTGTAGTTTTGAATAAAGgtgtagttctgtgtgtgtgtgagtgtgtgtgttcaggtaaAGTAGTTATCAGGTGAAGGTGTAGCGGTAGTTCTTGAAAAGGTGTAGGTctggttcctgtgtgtgtgtgttcaggtaaAGGTGTAGCTCTACTTCCTGTGAGAGTCCAGGTGAAAGGTGTAGTTCTTGTGTGCGTTTGGGGTAATTTGTAGTTGTGGTTCCTCCTCCCCAGCCGCTCATGAGGGAGGTGGTGGAGAACAAGGTGGAGATCACTAAGGCGGAGGCGCAGGCCCTGGTGGAGCGCTGCCTCAAAGTGTTGTACTACCGCGACGCCCGCTCCTACAACCGGGTGAGTcccgcagccaatcacagccctcctCCTgaatcacagccaatcacaccccTCCTATAGTCAGATTAGTCACCGCTCCGACAACTGGCTGACtctcccagccaatcacaaccctCCTCCAAACTGGGGCATCATCCGTGGCGCATTCTCATTGGTGGAGCAGGTGGTAGATAGATGTGCTCACAAACATCCTATTCATTTCACGAGCACGCAAAATAACTCCACTTTAAATCAACTTCAGAATGTACCCTGAATGTATAATAAGACACACTCATGAAGGACTTTAGTGTCCATTTCCCAagtgtgtctctgcagtggcACTGGTGGATTGGAGGTGTCTATTGGTTGAGAAGTGCCAGCCATTGAAATGATTCCATTGGATTGGGCTAACATTATCCTCGCTCATTTCAGCACGAGATCGCCATCGTAACGGAAGAGGGCGTGGAGATCGTGGGGCCCCTGTCTTCTGAGACGAACTGGGAGATCGCCAACATGGTCAGGTGGGTAGCATGTTCCGTCAAAGGTCAAAGGCAGCGGGAATTGATTCTCTTTCCACAGGCACGTCATCAGTCCAATGTGTGCACTCATTCTGTCGACTTGGACGTGTATGTGGTCTcattttaaccatttaaaaagCCGTAACCCATCCCACTCTTCTTTTACAGTGGCTTCGAGTGATTCAGCGCTGTTCCAGTGTCCCGACCATCACAACCCCTCCCCGGAAAAACAGTCATccatttctctgtctgtctaccACGATCTGATCTTAGCAACACTCTGTAACcaatttagtttgttttttttgtaaaaggaaaataaagatGTAAAATCCATTCTGCCTTTGTCATGACTAGAGCCAGTGAAGTGGATCTATGTGGACAGGCAATGAGTGCCACATGATTCAGGCAGCCAATCGGATCGGGTCAAACTTGAATTTGTTGTGGGACTGCTGTAGAGGGTGTAGTAACACCACCCTCAGAGTGCTGTAGAGCGTGCGGTAACACCACCCTCAGCGAGAGTGCTGTAGAGAGTGCGGTAACACCACCCTCAGTGAGAGTGCTGTAGAGAGTGCGGTAACACCACCCTCAGTGAGAGTGCTGTAGAGCGTGCAGTAACACCACCCTCAGCGAGAGTGCGGTAACACCACCCTCAGTGAGAGCGCTGTAGAGCGTGCGGTAACACCACCCTCAGTGAGAGCGCTGTAGAGCGTGCGGTAACACCACCCTCAGTGAGAGCGCTGTAGAGCGTGCGGTAACACCACCCTCAGTGAGAGTGCTGTAGAGCGTGCGGTAACACCACCCTCAGAGTGCTGTAGAGCGTGCGGTAACACCACCCTCAGTGAGAGTGCTGTAGAGCGTGCGGTAACACCACCCTCAGAGTGCTGTAGAGCGTGTGGTAACACCACCCTCAGAGTGCTGTAGAGCGTGCGGTAACACCACCCTCAGAGTGCTGTAGAGCGTGCGGTAACACCACCCTCAGAGTGCTGTAGAGCGTGCGGTAACACCACCCTCAGTGAGCGCTGTAGAGCGTGCAGTAACACCACCCTCAGTGAGAGTGCTGTAGAGCGTGCGGTAACACCACCCTCAGTGAGCGCTGTAGAGCGTGCGGTAACACCACCCTCAGTGAGAGTGCTGTAGAGCGTGCGGTAACACCACCCTCAGAGTGCTGTAGAGCGTGCGGTAACACCACCCTCAGTGAGAGTGCTGTAGAGCGTGCGGTAACACCACCCTCAGAGTGCTGTAGAGCGTGCGGTAACACCACCCTCAGAGTGCTGTAGAGAGTGgtgacctatacaccaacaagacccctccattctgccacttcgagccgtctggcgcctccccctcgccacacctgcacttcacgctcacgactgctgtctgccctggtcccacggtggtggaatgacctcccgggggatgtcagaacggcagagtctctgacctccttcaagcgcagactgaagacccatctcttcaggctacacctttccctccccaactcaccaccatgattagccttagactgtaatggcacttatgtatagatatcgttacttgtataggtattgttgtctttattggctgttgtattgttgtattctagctgccaactgtggtatgctagtttgaaaggtgattgtactcttcaagggctCTGAATTTCTGTACGTttacgctaggactcggaactgtactgtcctctcaggtctacttttgcacgtgttcttgattgatctgcactttgttgtacgtcgctctggataagagctgctaaatgccacgtaatgtaatgtaatgtaatgtgagagtGCTGGTGTGTTCCGCAGACCGAATGCCACGCGATGGATACGATTTCAGCAGAACCGTCGCCGCGGTAGCATTCAGCTCCGAGGGAAAAGTGGAAGAAACTAACGGTGTTCCAGGCCGTCACGCTGATCATCCTgatccgaaaaaaaaaaaaaaactgacgtTAATTACATTAGCAAGGAGGCAAGCAGTCAGTATTTCtggtaatgtttttattatcaaaAAG encodes the following:
- the psmb4 gene encoding proteasome subunit beta type-4, whose amino-acid sequence is MRSSCFKPRMSSFPPVFKMDPSGMKMSFWENGPKPGQFYSFPGNSNPTVPGCGPVRHTLNPMVTGTSVLGVKFTGGVIIAADMLGSYGSLARFRNISRLMKVNENTILGASGDYADYQYLKQIIEQMVIDEELLGDGHSYSPKAIHSWLTRVMYNRRSKMNPLWNTVVIGGFYNGESFLGYVDKLGVAYEAPTVATGFGAYLAQPLMREVVENKVEITKAEAQALVERCLKVLYYRDARSYNRHEIAIVTEEGVEIVGPLSSETNWEIANMVSGFE